In a genomic window of Leisingera caerulea DSM 24564:
- the hpaD gene encoding 3,4-dihydroxyphenylacetate 2,3-dioxygenase codes for MPVPAPNLYPPFNIVRLSHVEYRVTDLAASRAFYVDTLGLQVTHEDEGRIYLRAMEERGHHCIVLAKADTASVGVLGFKLYDEPDLDKAAEFFASKGLPVEWVDRPHMDRTLRTRDPWGIPLEFYVKMDRLEPIHQKYRLYNGVKPLRIDHFNMFSADVDASVAFYNEMGFRVTEFTEDDDSGKIWAAWMHRKGGVHDVAFTNGLGPRLHHTAFWVPNPLNIIDLLDLMSTTGYVDNIERGPGRHGISNAFFLYVRDPDGHRIEIYCSDYQTVDPDLEPIKWSLTDPQRQTLWGAPAPRSWFEEGSVFEGATAKPSALNAQPIIAP; via the coding sequence ATGCCTGTTCCCGCCCCGAACCTCTACCCGCCCTTCAACATCGTGCGGCTCAGCCATGTGGAATACCGCGTCACCGACCTCGCCGCCTCCCGCGCCTTCTACGTGGACACCCTCGGCCTGCAAGTGACGCATGAGGACGAAGGCCGCATCTACTTGCGCGCGATGGAGGAACGCGGCCACCATTGCATCGTGCTGGCGAAAGCAGACACCGCCTCGGTCGGTGTCCTCGGCTTCAAGCTCTATGACGAGCCGGACCTGGACAAGGCGGCGGAGTTCTTCGCCTCCAAGGGCCTGCCGGTGGAATGGGTCGACCGCCCCCACATGGACCGCACGTTGCGCACCCGCGACCCCTGGGGCATCCCCTTGGAGTTCTATGTGAAAATGGACCGGCTGGAGCCGATCCACCAGAAATACAGGCTCTACAACGGGGTGAAACCGCTGCGCATCGACCATTTCAACATGTTCTCGGCGGACGTGGATGCCTCCGTCGCGTTCTACAACGAGATGGGATTCCGCGTGACTGAGTTCACCGAGGATGACGACAGCGGCAAGATCTGGGCCGCCTGGATGCACCGCAAGGGCGGCGTGCATGACGTGGCCTTCACCAACGGCCTTGGCCCCCGCCTGCACCACACCGCCTTCTGGGTGCCGAACCCCTTGAACATCATCGACCTCCTGGACCTGATGTCGACCACCGGCTACGTGGACAACATCGAGCGCGGCCCCGGCCGCCACGGCATCTCCAACGCCTTCTTCCTTTATGTGCGCGACCCTGATGGCCACCGGATTGAGATCTATTGCTCCGATTACCAGACCGTCGATCCGGACCTGGAACCGATCAAATGGTCACTCACCGACCCGCAGCGCCAGACCCTCTGGGGCGCCCCGGCGCCGCGCAGCTGGTTCGAGGAAGGCTCGGTGTTTGAAGGCGCCACTGCGAAACCCAGCGCTTTGAACGCCCAGCCGATTATCGCACCTTGA
- the hpaE gene encoding 5-carboxymethyl-2-hydroxymuconate semialdehyde dehydrogenase, which produces MSDLATNTETLNRHLARFRTDGILNLINGESRPAASAATFETSSPVDESVICSVAKGSAEDIDAAAQAAREAFPAWRDMPALERKKVLHRIADLIVERAEEIALCECWDTGQALRFMSKAALRGAENFRFFADKAASARDGQQLQSPTLMNVTTRVPIGPVGVITPWNTPFMLSTWKIAPALAAGCTVVHKPAEFSPLTARILAEIAHEAGLPPGVWNLVNGFGEDAGKALTEHKDIKAIAFVGESKTGSMIMKQGADTLKRVHFELGGKNPVVVFDDADLDRALDAAIFMIYSLNGERCTSSSRLLVQDSIADEFEAKLIERVNSIKVGHPLDPATEVGPLIHKVHFDKVTSYFETAKQDGATIAAGGTRAGDKGWFVRPTLFTNATNDMTIAQEEIFGPVLTSIRFKDEDEALALANGTQYGLTGYVWTNDLTRALRFTNALEAGMIWVNSENVRHLPTPFGGVKSSGIGRDGGDWSFEFYMEQKHIGFALGHHKIPRLGA; this is translated from the coding sequence ATGAGCGATCTGGCCACCAACACCGAAACGCTGAACCGCCACTTGGCCCGCTTCCGCACGGACGGCATCCTGAACCTGATCAACGGCGAAAGCCGCCCCGCCGCCTCCGCCGCCACGTTTGAGACGTCCTCGCCGGTGGATGAAAGCGTGATCTGCTCGGTTGCCAAGGGAAGTGCCGAGGACATCGACGCTGCCGCCCAGGCCGCCAGGGAGGCCTTCCCCGCCTGGCGCGACATGCCTGCGCTGGAGCGCAAAAAGGTCCTGCACCGCATTGCCGATCTGATCGTCGAACGCGCCGAAGAGATTGCGCTCTGCGAATGCTGGGACACCGGCCAGGCCCTGCGCTTCATGTCCAAGGCGGCGCTGCGCGGCGCCGAGAACTTCCGCTTCTTCGCCGACAAGGCCGCCTCCGCCCGCGACGGCCAGCAGCTGCAATCGCCAACGCTGATGAACGTGACCACCCGCGTCCCGATCGGCCCGGTTGGCGTGATCACCCCCTGGAACACGCCCTTCATGCTGTCCACATGGAAGATCGCGCCCGCGCTGGCCGCCGGCTGCACCGTTGTCCACAAACCTGCCGAATTCTCCCCCCTCACCGCCCGCATCCTGGCCGAAATCGCCCATGAGGCAGGCCTGCCGCCGGGCGTCTGGAACCTGGTCAACGGCTTTGGCGAGGACGCGGGCAAGGCTCTCACCGAACACAAGGACATCAAGGCCATCGCCTTTGTCGGCGAGTCCAAAACCGGCTCAATGATCATGAAACAGGGCGCAGACACCCTGAAGCGTGTGCATTTCGAACTGGGGGGCAAGAATCCGGTGGTGGTTTTTGACGACGCCGACCTCGACCGGGCGCTCGATGCGGCGATCTTCATGATCTACTCGCTCAATGGCGAGCGCTGCACCTCCTCCTCGCGCCTCCTGGTGCAGGACAGCATCGCTGACGAATTCGAGGCCAAGCTGATCGAACGCGTCAACAGCATCAAGGTCGGCCACCCGCTGGATCCGGCCACCGAGGTCGGCCCGCTGATCCACAAGGTGCATTTCGACAAGGTCACCTCCTACTTCGAGACTGCCAAACAGGATGGCGCCACCATCGCCGCCGGCGGCACCCGCGCGGGCGACAAGGGCTGGTTCGTCCGTCCAACGCTGTTCACAAATGCCACCAACGATATGACCATCGCGCAGGAGGAAATCTTCGGCCCGGTCCTCACATCCATCCGCTTCAAGGACGAAGATGAGGCTCTGGCACTGGCCAACGGCACGCAGTACGGCCTCACCGGCTATGTCTGGACCAACGACCTCACCCGCGCCCTGCGCTTCACAAACGCGCTCGAGGCCGGGATGATCTGGGTGAATTCGGAAAACGTCCGCCACCTGCCCACACCATTTGGCGGGGTCAAGTCCAGCGGCATCGGCCGCGACGGCGGCGACTGGAGCTTCGAGTTCTATATGGAACAGAAACACATCGGCTTTGCCCTGGGCCACCACAAAATCCCGCGCCTTGGCGCCTGA
- a CDS encoding 5-carboxymethyl-2-hydroxymuconate Delta-isomerase, with protein sequence MPHITLDYSPNMEDRTDIAALCRHLRQAAAATGVFPLAGIRVRAFAANHVSIADGDDRHGYVDISVRLRAGRDLDTRKRAAQAVFDAARAFLESALQQHSIALSLEMRDIDPELSPKCGTIRDHMQKADPS encoded by the coding sequence ATGCCGCACATCACGCTGGACTATTCCCCCAACATGGAGGACCGCACTGATATTGCCGCGCTGTGCCGCCACTTGCGGCAGGCGGCAGCGGCCACCGGCGTGTTCCCGCTGGCAGGCATCCGGGTGCGGGCCTTTGCGGCCAATCACGTTTCGATTGCCGATGGCGATGACCGGCACGGCTATGTCGACATCTCAGTGCGGCTGCGGGCCGGCCGCGATCTCGACACCCGCAAACGCGCCGCCCAGGCGGTGTTCGACGCGGCCCGGGCGTTCCTGGAGTCGGCCCTGCAGCAGCACTCCATCGCGCTCTCGCTGGAGATGCGCGACATCGACCCGGAGCTTTCCCCGAAATGCGGCACCATCCGCGACCATATGCAAAAGGCGGACCCGTCATGA
- the hpaR gene encoding homoprotocatechuate degradation operon regulator HpaR produces MTKMMPATDRSLPIALLRARERVMGPIRALLSGAGLTEQQWRVLRVVQEDGPIDPTQIADKACLLLPSLTRILQKLEEKQLISRARDKEDRRRQVVRIAPAGEKVIADNIEASLELMNRTRAKMGAERYEALLDLLNELDQIDLSE; encoded by the coding sequence ATGACCAAGATGATGCCGGCCACCGACCGTTCGCTGCCAATAGCTCTGCTCCGGGCGCGGGAACGTGTGATGGGTCCGATCCGGGCGCTGCTGAGCGGGGCCGGTCTGACCGAGCAGCAGTGGCGGGTGCTGCGGGTGGTGCAGGAGGACGGGCCGATTGACCCGACCCAGATTGCCGACAAGGCCTGCCTGCTGCTGCCAAGCCTGACGCGGATCCTGCAGAAGCTGGAGGAGAAGCAACTGATCAGCCGCGCGCGCGACAAGGAGGACCGCCGCCGCCAGGTGGTGCGCATCGCGCCTGCGGGCGAGAAGGTCATCGCCGACAACATTGAGGCGAGTCTGGAGCTGATGAACCGCACCCGGGCCAAGATGGGAGCAGAGCGCTATGAGGCGCTTTTGGACCTGTTGAATGAACTGGACCAGATCGACCTGTCAGAGTGA
- a CDS encoding sarcosine oxidase subunit beta family protein, translating into MRYSGLKVIKEALTGHKGWRPTWRDPEPKKSYDVVIIGGGGHGLATAYYLAKNHGLTNVAVIEKGWIGGGNVGRNTTIIRSNYLLDGNEPFYELSLKLWEGLEQDFNYNAMVSQRGILNLVHTDAQRDAARRRGNAMILNGSDAELLDTDGVREMYPFLNFNNARFPIKGGLLHRRGGTVRHDAVAWGYARGADLRGVDIIQNCEVTGFKIENGRCLGVETTKGFIGANKVASCVAGSSSRVMEKAGMRLPIESHVLQAFVSEGLKPVLDGVITFGAGHFYCSQSDKGGLVFGGDLDMYNSYAQRGNLPVVEDVMEGGMALIPALGRVRMLRSWGGIMDMSMDGSPFIDKTHIDGLYFNGGWCYGGFKATPASGWCYAHLLATDTPHKVATAYRLDRFRRGCMIDEKGQGAQPNLH; encoded by the coding sequence ATGCGGTACTCCGGCCTGAAAGTGATCAAGGAGGCCCTGACGGGCCACAAGGGATGGCGCCCGACCTGGCGCGATCCGGAACCCAAGAAGAGCTACGATGTGGTGATCATCGGCGGTGGCGGGCATGGGTTGGCGACGGCCTATTACCTGGCCAAGAACCATGGGCTAACCAATGTCGCGGTGATCGAGAAGGGCTGGATCGGCGGCGGCAACGTGGGCCGCAACACCACCATTATCCGCTCCAACTACCTGCTGGACGGCAATGAACCGTTTTATGAGCTGTCGCTGAAACTGTGGGAAGGGCTGGAGCAGGACTTCAACTACAACGCCATGGTCAGCCAGCGCGGCATTCTGAACCTGGTGCATACGGACGCGCAGCGTGATGCGGCGCGGCGGCGGGGCAATGCGATGATCCTGAACGGCTCGGATGCGGAGCTGCTGGACACCGATGGCGTCCGTGAGATGTATCCGTTCCTGAACTTCAACAACGCGCGCTTTCCGATCAAGGGCGGGCTGCTGCACCGCCGCGGCGGCACCGTGCGCCATGATGCGGTGGCCTGGGGCTATGCCCGCGGTGCCGACCTGCGCGGGGTGGACATCATCCAGAACTGCGAAGTCACCGGCTTCAAGATCGAGAACGGCAGATGCCTGGGTGTGGAAACCACCAAGGGCTTTATCGGCGCCAACAAGGTGGCGAGCTGCGTGGCCGGCTCCTCCAGCCGGGTGATGGAGAAGGCTGGGATGCGCCTGCCGATCGAAAGCCATGTGCTGCAGGCCTTTGTGTCCGAGGGGCTGAAGCCGGTGCTGGACGGGGTGATCACCTTTGGTGCGGGCCATTTCTACTGCAGCCAGTCGGACAAGGGCGGTCTGGTCTTTGGCGGCGATCTGGACATGTACAACTCCTATGCGCAGCGCGGCAATTTGCCGGTGGTCGAGGACGTGATGGAAGGCGGCATGGCCCTGATCCCGGCGCTGGGCCGAGTGCGGATGCTGCGCAGCTGGGGCGGCATCATGGACATGTCGATGGACGGTTCCCCCTTCATCGACAAGACCCATATCGACGGCCTCTATTTCAATGGCGGCTGGTGCTACGGCGGGTTCAAGGCGACCCCGGCCTCGGGCTGGTGCTATGCGCATCTGCTGGCGACCGACACGCCGCACAAGGTGGCCACGGCCTACCGGCTCGACCGGTTCCGCCGCGGCTGCATGATTGATGAAAAGGGCCAGGGCGCCCAGCCGAACCTGCACTGA
- a CDS encoding sarcosine oxidase subunit delta, translating to MIITHPILGPRDSQEFTYLGDASLIDRPDWQAADAADQFHDYLYLRDNPAGEHRELWFHEQGDRSWLVVTRNTVTHEILNVELARDVARARGRSK from the coding sequence ATGATTATCACCCATCCGATCCTCGGGCCGCGGGATTCACAGGAGTTCACCTATCTGGGCGACGCAAGCCTAATCGACCGGCCGGACTGGCAGGCCGCGGACGCAGCGGATCAGTTTCACGATTACCTGTACCTGCGCGACAACCCGGCGGGCGAGCACCGCGAGCTGTGGTTCCACGAGCAGGGCGACCGGTCCTGGCTGGTGGTGACCCGCAACACCGTGACCCATGAAATCCTGAATGTCGAACTGGCCCGTGATGTGGCCCGGGCAAGGGGGCGCAGCAAATGA